A single region of the Hyphomicrobiales bacterium genome encodes:
- the tilS gene encoding tRNA(Ile)-lysidine synthase, with product MSARTLRGSVHASNVPETPAKVLRGGALGWVSRPELDRPLPGFPDSEVLALLAPLGEAKGLVLAVSGGPDSLGLLMLAWRWRALVAAPPITVASVDHALRPESAEEVAAVAALCTRLGIAHRDLRWEGPKPTTGIHEAARAARYRLLEIAARDAGATHLVTAHHADDQAETVLLRLARGSGIGGLAAMRPATRLAAGLILARPLLGLPKARLVTLVKAVGLSAIDDPSNRDPRFARGALRGQARAQEALGLTPARLALLARRAARAEDAIGQATDSAALRCALVDPSAATAESRFSPAFFLEPEEVQLRLLRRGIAGITGASAGVQDLRLERLEALTDALSLARARGETLKRTLGGTVVRLMRSGHIHLTREGPRRRGKIRNV from the coding sequence ATGTCCGCCAGAACGTTGCGCGGGAGCGTGCACGCGTCAAATGTTCCTGAGACGCCGGCCAAAGTGCTGAGGGGCGGCGCGCTCGGGTGGGTTTCCAGACCCGAGCTGGACAGACCCTTGCCAGGTTTCCCTGACAGCGAAGTCCTCGCACTGCTTGCTCCGCTCGGCGAGGCCAAGGGCCTTGTCCTTGCGGTATCCGGTGGCCCGGATTCACTCGGTCTGCTCATGCTGGCATGGCGTTGGCGGGCTCTCGTCGCGGCTCCGCCTATCACCGTTGCCAGTGTCGACCATGCACTCCGGCCGGAGAGTGCGGAGGAGGTCGCGGCTGTCGCCGCGCTCTGCACCCGCCTTGGTATCGCTCACCGCGATCTGCGCTGGGAAGGCCCGAAGCCCACGACGGGCATCCATGAGGCGGCCCGCGCCGCGCGCTATCGCCTCCTGGAGATCGCCGCCCGGGATGCCGGCGCGACGCATCTGGTAACGGCGCATCATGCGGATGATCAGGCTGAAACCGTTCTGTTGCGCCTCGCGCGGGGGAGCGGCATCGGTGGCTTGGCGGCCATGCGTCCCGCAACCCGTCTCGCCGCGGGCCTCATTCTCGCGCGGCCTCTCCTTGGCCTGCCCAAGGCGCGGCTTGTGACGCTGGTGAAGGCGGTGGGGCTATCTGCCATCGACGATCCCTCCAATCGTGATCCCCGCTTCGCGCGTGGGGCGTTGCGCGGGCAGGCGCGTGCCCAGGAGGCCCTGGGCCTGACGCCGGCGCGGCTGGCCTTGCTCGCCCGCCGGGCGGCACGTGCCGAGGATGCCATCGGCCAGGCGACGGACAGCGCGGCCCTTCGCTGCGCGTTAGTGGATCCCAGCGCGGCGACGGCCGAGAGCCGGTTTTCTCCAGCTTTTTTCCTGGAGCCGGAGGAGGTGCAATTGCGCCTGTTGCGACGGGGGATCGCAGGCATTACCGGGGCTTCGGCTGGCGTGCAGGACCTTCGCCTCGAGCGTCTTGAAGCGTTGACAGACGCGCTTTCGCTAGCGCGGGCGCGCGGGGAGACGCTTAAACGAACCCTTGGGGGTACGGTGGTACGGCTCATGCGGAGTGGTCACATCCACTTGACGCGGGAAGGGCCACGCCGGCGCGGAAAGATACGGAATGTTTGA
- the pal gene encoding Peptidoglycan-associated lipoprotein: protein MLSLTCSPRGLKLAAVFVATLAMAACAKDANQAGLGGAGGAGGTGGYGAGGASTPGSTQDFVVNVGDRVFFETDSSDLTPTAVATLNKQAQWLQQYPRYTFVVEGHADERGTREYNFSLGARRAQTVRDYLASRGIAASRMRTISYGKERPVAVCDDISCWSQNRRVVTVLDGAGA from the coding sequence ATGCTGTCTCTCACTTGTTCCCCGCGCGGCCTGAAGCTGGCAGCGGTCTTTGTTGCAACGCTCGCCATGGCCGCCTGCGCCAAGGACGCCAACCAGGCGGGGCTCGGTGGGGCCGGCGGCGCTGGTGGCACTGGAGGGTACGGCGCCGGCGGTGCGAGCACGCCTGGCTCGACGCAGGACTTCGTCGTCAACGTCGGTGATCGCGTGTTCTTCGAGACGGATTCGAGCGACCTGACGCCGACCGCCGTTGCTACGCTCAACAAGCAGGCCCAGTGGCTGCAACAGTATCCGCGCTATACCTTCGTCGTTGAAGGGCATGCCGACGAGCGCGGCACGCGTGAATACAACTTCTCGCTCGGCGCCCGCCGTGCGCAGACGGTGCGTGACTACCTGGCCTCGCGTGGTATTGCCGCCTCGCGCATGCGCACGATCTCCTATGGCAAGGAGCGGCCGGTCGCGGTGTGCGACGACATCTCCTGCTGGTCGCAAAATCGTCGCGTCGTGACGGTCCTCGACGGCGCTGGCGCCTGA
- the cpoB gene encoding Cell division coordinator CpoB has product MIRVQRSLLLLTVCGMALLAGVEARAQDASEMFVRLQRLEGQVRELSGRVEQLQFENRRLQDQTRKFQEDVDFRFQEIGGKGGSSPAPQRPPQKRSDAFDPSTQSGQPGAPRPLGQGQSNLAAADPDATGGIAIIDEAGSGDRPDAPLDLSSVGRIAPAPPPRMSVAATTTDDPRTQYETAVSLLQRKDYESAEMGFRQFLQSHPRDRLVPDATYLLGESYLSRGRYREAAEQYLKVTTEYGKSTRAPAGMVKLAVSLNALGARDQACATLAEVGRKYPQADANVRQNVARERARVKCS; this is encoded by the coding sequence ATGATCAGAGTTCAGCGTTCGCTTTTGCTCCTGACCGTTTGCGGAATGGCACTTTTGGCTGGCGTCGAGGCACGGGCCCAGGACGCGTCCGAAATGTTCGTCCGCTTGCAACGGCTTGAGGGGCAGGTCCGTGAGCTCTCCGGCCGCGTGGAGCAGCTTCAGTTCGAGAACCGCCGCCTGCAGGACCAGACGCGCAAGTTCCAGGAAGATGTGGACTTCCGCTTCCAGGAGATCGGCGGGAAGGGCGGCAGCAGCCCGGCGCCGCAACGGCCGCCGCAGAAGCGCAGCGATGCCTTCGATCCCTCGACCCAGTCTGGACAGCCCGGCGCCCCGCGACCGCTTGGGCAGGGCCAGTCCAACCTTGCCGCCGCGGATCCCGATGCGACCGGCGGCATAGCCATTATTGACGAAGCCGGATCCGGCGATCGCCCGGACGCGCCTCTCGACCTGTCGAGTGTTGGCCGGATTGCCCCGGCGCCACCACCGCGGATGAGCGTCGCCGCGACGACGACGGATGATCCGCGCACGCAGTATGAGACGGCGGTCTCGCTGCTGCAGCGCAAGGACTATGAAAGCGCGGAAATGGGCTTTCGCCAGTTTCTGCAGTCACACCCGCGCGATCGGCTCGTCCCGGACGCGACCTATCTGCTCGGAGAAAGCTATCTCTCCCGTGGTCGCTATCGCGAGGCTGCCGAACAATATCTCAAGGTGACGACGGAGTACGGCAAGAGTACCCGTGCCCCTGCCGGCATGGTGAAACTCGCGGTATCGCTGAATGCCCTCGGCGCTCGCGACCAGGCCTGCGCAACGCTTGCCGAAGTCGGCCGCAAATACCCTCAGGCTGATGCCAATGTCCGCCAGAACGTTGCGCGGGAGCGTGCACGCGTCAAATGTTCCTGA